The genomic region TCCAAAGTGTTAACTAGCAACAAGACATGCAGCTATTAGCCATCATCTTTCGATAAAAATCACAGAGCCAACCGCTAAACACCGCTCCTTGCTATTACCAGCGATAATGGGCGAACGCCTTGTTGGCCTCCGCCATCTTGTGCGTATCCTCCTTCTTCTTCACCGAGCTTCCTCGGTTCGCCGCCGCCTCGATCAACTCACCGGCCAACCGCTCTGCCATCGTTTTTTCTGTACGCTTTCTCGAGAAACCGATGATCCAGCGGAATGCCAGAGAGGTGCGGCGTTCCGCTCGGACCTCCACCGGCACCTGATAGGTCGCGCCACCTACCCGTCGCGACTTGACTTCGAGTATCGGTTTGACATTGTCCACAGCCTGTTTAAACATTCGCAACGGATCTGTTTTCGCCCGATCCTCAATGATCTTCATCGACCCGTAGACAATCGACTCGGCAATACTTTTCTTGCCTTGAACCATCATGCTGTTGATAAACTTCGCAACCATTCGGTTGCTATAGACAGGATCGGCGACAGCCTCTCGTTTCTCAGTTACTTTACGTCTGGGCATTGAGCATTCCCCGTAACACTAAGCCTCACATATGACCAGAAAATTAAAATCGGCGCTTCAGGTAAGGTCCGTGAAGAACCGATTTTCCCTTCTGCATCGAAGGTCGTTAAGCGATCTTTGGTCTCTTGGCGCCGTAAAGAGATCGACTCTGTTTGCGATCCTGGACACCCGCCGTATCGAGAGCGCCGCGAATAACATGATAGCGGACGCCAGGCAGGTCCTTCACGCGACCTCCCCTGATGAGGACGATAGAGTGCTCCTGCAGATTGTGGCCAACTCCGGGAATATACGTCGTCACCTCAATTCCATTGCTAAGGCGCACCCTGGTTACCTTTCGAAGGGCGGAATTCGGCTTCTTCGGAGTAGTCGTATACACACGAATGCAGACCCCGCGTCGCTGTGGACAAGACTGTAGCGCCGGCGTCTTGGCCTTCTTGACGGCTGCAACTCGACCCTTACGAACTAACTGATGGATGGTAGGCACCGACTTCTCCCTCTGTTAGGCAATCAAGTTATTATACAGACTCAATTTCCATTGTCAAGTCTTTTAATGAATCAATCTAATTATCAAGCGACGCATCTAAATCGTCAGATCCTCCCTCAACCGCTACGTGTGCCCCCGTTAGGGCCTCCTTCGGCGACGCCACCTCAGGTGTAGAAATAGTGGTCTCTCGATACCACCTCATTCCAGTGCCGGCCGGAATCAGTCGCCCCATGATGACGTTCTCTTTCAGGCCACGCAATTCATCCCTCGCCCCATTGATGGCCGCCTCCGTTAAAACCTTCGTAGTTTCCTGAAACGAGGCGGCGGAGATGAAGCTGTCAGTGGAAAGTGACGCCTTGGTAATCCCCAGGAGAAGGGATTTAGCAGTGGCCGCGATCCCGCCTGAGGCCATGACTCGCTGGTTCTCTTCGAGGAAGACAGCCTTATCAACGTGCTCACCAACCAGGAAGTTCGCATCGCCGGCCGCCTCGACCCGTACTCGCTTGAGCATCTGCCTGACGATTACTTCAATGTGCTTATCATTGATCTGAACTCCCTGAAGCCGGTAGACCTCTTGTATTTCATTGACCAGATACTTCTGCAGTTCCTGTTCACCCAATACATCCAGGATGTCATGGGGGTTAATAGGACCGTCCATGAAGGGTTCTCCGGCCTTTACCTCGTCCCCTTCCAACACATTGATATGTCTGCGTCTGGCGACCAGGTATTCTCTTGCGTCGCCGTGTTCGTCTCTCACGGAAAGCTTGCGCATACCCTTGACGATTCCGCCCAATTCTACACGTCCATCGATCTCGGAAATAACGGCAGCGTCCTTTGGCCTGCGCGCCTCGAATAGTTCAGCTACCCTGGGAAGACCACCCGTGATGTCCTTAGTCTTCATCGTCTCCCGCGGGATCTTCGACACGCTATCCCCGGCCGACACTATCTGCCCCTCAGTCACCATAAGGTGAGCGCTGGCGGGCAGCAGACAGCGGAAAACGGTCGCGCCATGCTCGTCTTTAATTGAGATCCGCGGTTGCAAGTCCTCTCGGCCATGCTCTACCACGACGCGCTGCGATAGGCCGGTAACCTCATCCACTTCCTCCCGGATAGTCACCCCATCGACGACATCCCGGAAGTGCACTCTTCCACCATGCTCGGCCAAGATCGCACTCGTAAAGGGGTCCCACTCCATCAATATCTGCCCGGCCTTCACCGTCGCACCGTCCTCCACTTTCAGGTGAGCGCCGTAGACCGCCGGGTAGCTCTCTTTCTTTCGGCCCTTCTCATCGATAATGCTGATCACGCCATTCCGGTTCATCACCACGTAGTCGCTCTTGGCGGTCTTGACCGTACGCAGACTCGAAAACTTGACGATCCCCGCCCCCTTACATTCGAGGGTACTCTGCTCGACGGCACGGCTCGCTGTACCCCCGATGTGGAACGTCCGCATGGTCAACTGGGTCCCAGGTTCGCCGATAGACTGCGCCGCCAAGACACCGCATGCCTCTCCCAATTCTACCAATCTGCCGGTGGCAAGGTTGCGGCCGTAGCACTTGATGCAGATGCCTCGTCGCGCCTCGCAGGTAAGGACAGAGCGAATTTTGACTCGATCAATACCGGCATTTTCGATCTTGCTGGCCAATACCTCTACGATCTCTTGATTGGCCTCCACCAATCCCTCCCCCGTAAAGGGATCAAGGATATCATCCAAGGCTACTCGTCCGAGGATTCGGTCACGCAGAGGCTGAATAATCTCGCCACCCTCGATGAGGGGGGTGACCCATATCCCATTAGGCGTGCCACAATCCACCTCGGTCACAATGACATCCTGGGCCACATCCACCAGCCGGCGCGTTAGATAACCGGAGTCGGCCGTTTTCAAGGCTGTATCCGCTAGACCCTTTCGTGCCCCGTGAGTAGAGATAAAGTACTGAAGAACAGTAAGCCCCTCCCGGAAGTTCGCGGTAATAGGGGTCTCAATGATCTCTCCGGAAGGCTTAGCCATCAAACCGCGCATACCTGCCAGCTGTCTGATCTGCTGCCGACTGCCTCTCGCCCCGGAATCGGCCATCATGAAGACCGGGTTAAATTCTCCTTTCTCTTCCGCTTCGATCTCACGGAACATCTCATCCGACACGCGTTCGGTAACGTGGGTCCAGATATCAATAATCTTGTTGTAGCGCTCGCCTTTAGTGATCAGGCCATCCTGATACTCACGCTCAATCTTGACGATCTCCTTGTTAGCTTCGTCGATCAGCTCGCCTTTCGTAGATGGGATGAGCATGTCGTCGATGCCGATCGAGATACCGGCAAGCGTGGCGTACCTGAACCCAAGATCCTTCAGGTTGTCCAGGAGCTTCACTGTTTCCGCATTCCCGAGGAGGTAGCAGCACTGCGCGATGAGACGGGTCAACTCCCGCCGATTCATGTCCTGATTGATGAATCGGAGGGTCTCCGGCAGATGTTCATTGAAGATGCAGCGGCCTGGGGTGGTCTCGATCAGTTCACCGTCGATGCGGACCTTGACGAAAGCCATCAGTCCTACCTCATCGGCATCATAGGCCGCCTTGACCTCGTCCAGACCGGAGAACACGTGGCCTTCGCCCTTCTCGCCGGCCCTACTTCTGGTCAGATAGTAGCAGCCCAGTACGATATCCTGGCTGGGAGCAGCGATAGGCGCACCATTTGCCGGAGACAGGATATTGTGGGGAGCCAGCATCAGAACCGAGGCCTCAATCTGTGCCTCCGGTGACAGGGGCACATGGACGGCCATCTGGTCGCCATCAAAGTCAGCATTGAAGGCCGAGCAGACCAAGGGATGGATCTTGATCGCTTCTCCCTCTACCAGCACAGGTTCAAAGGCCTGCACACCCAACCGATGTAGCGTCGGAGCTCGGTTCAGGAGGACCGGATGCTCTCGGATTACCTCCTCTAAGGCGTCCCACACTTCAGACTTACCCTTTTCAACCAGCTTCTTGGCGCTCTTGATGGTGGTGACAACACCGTCCTTGAGGAGCTTCCTGAAGATAAAGGGTTTAAACAGCTCAAGGGCCATCTTTTTCGGTAAGCCGCACTGGTGTAACTTCAACTCTGGCCCCACCACGATCACCGAGCGTCCGGAGTAGTCCACCCTTTTTCCGAGCAGGTTCTGGCGGAAGCGTCCCTGCTTCCCTTTCAGCATTTCAGAAAGAGACTTCAGGGGGCGATTGTTCTGTCCCTTCAACGCGCGGCCACGACGGCCGTTATCAAATAGAGCATCCACCGCTTCCTGCAGCATCCGCTTCTCGTTTCGGATAATGATGTCAGGCGCCCGAAGTTCAATAAGACGTCTGAGCCGGTTGTTACGATTGATGACCCGCCGATAGAGATCGTTCAGATCCGATGTTGCAAAACGCCCCCCATCAAGGGGAACCAGCGGCCGAAGCTCAGGCGGTAGAACCGGAATCGCGTCCAGGATCATCCATTCCGGCTTATTGCCAGAATGGATGAAGGCCTCTACGATTCGCAGTCGTTTGGTGATCTTCTTACGATTCTGCTGAGAGGTCTCTTGAAGCATCTGCGCATGGAGACCTTCCGCCAGTTCACGAAGGTTCAACCGCTTCAACAGATCACGAATCGCCCCTGCGCCGATTCCCGCCTTGAAACCGTCTCCGTGCTCTTCGCAGGCCAGACGATACTGCTCCTCGGTCAAGAGCTGTTTCAAAGAAAAGGAAGTCTTACCCGGGTTCACCACCACATACGCTTCGAAATAGAGGACCTTCTCCAGATCTCGGAGGGATATATCGAGCAGATAGCCGATCCGACTAGGTACACCTTTGTAGAACCAAACGTGAACGACCGGGGAGACCAGCTCGATGTGGCCTAGCCGCTGTCGCCGCGCTTTACTCCTGATCACCTCAACACCGCACTTGTCGCAGACAACTCCCTTATGCTTGATACCCTTATACTTACCGCAGTTGCACTCCCAATCCTTTGTCGGACCGAAGATCTTAGAGCAGAAGAGTCCATCCCGTTCCGGCTTAAACGTCCGATAGTTAATGGTCTCCGGCTTCTTGACCTCTCCGAAAGACCACGACCGAATCTTCTCCGGCGAAGCGAGTCCAATCCGGATAGCCTTGAAACTGGTAGGATCAATGGTCTTTTCGTCGTAGAACCCGAAAAACTTATCCAACTATAACCTCCACATACCCTAGCGATTACGGAATTTCGCACCCCGCAATCGGAGGAGGGCTACTCTTTTTTCAGCTCGACATCCAGTCCTAGGCTTTGCAGTTCCTTGACCAGGACGTTAAAGGATTCCGGAAGCCCCGGATCGAGAGTACAGTCGCCCCTGACAATCGACTCGTACATCTTCGTTCGTCCCACTACATCGTCTGACTTCACGGTCAGGATCTCTTGCAAGATATGGGCGGCTCCGTACGCCTCCAGCGCCCACACCTCCATCTCACCGAATCGCTGTCCGCCGAATTGGGCCTTGCCCCCAAGAGGCTGTTGAGTAATCAAAGAGTAGGGGCCAATGGAGCGAGCGTGAATCTTATCATCCACAAGATGGGCCAGCTTCATGAGGTAGATATAGCCGACCGTCACCTCCTGATGGAACGGCTTTCCGGTTCGTCCATCATAGAGAACGGTCTTTCCAGTAGCGGGGAGACCGGCTCGCTTAAGCCAGGTCTTGATCTCTTTCTCTGTTGCTCCATCGAAGACCGGTGAGGCGACCCGTATCCCCAGGGCCCCAGCCGCCCAGCCCAAGTGGGTTTCCAGGATCTGTCCTACGTTCATTCGAGAAGGTACGCCCAGTGGATTCAGAACCACCTCGACAGGTGTCCCGTCAGGCAGATACGGCATATCTTCCTCAGGCAGGACCTTTGCAATCACGCCCTTGTTCCCATGTCGGCCGGCGATCTTATCACCGACAGAGAGCTTTCGTTTCATGGCCACGTAAACCTTGACCATTTTGAAAACCCCGGGAGCGAGTTCATCCCCTCTGGTCGCCCTGCTGATTCGCTCTTCCAGGAGCGTCTGCAGAACATGGACCTGGTTATCCGCCGCGTCGCCGATCCTGCTCGCCTTCCGACCTAACTCCTCGTCTAATCGCCCCGCGAGATCCACCAAGTCCTCATGGGACAGCTTATCCAGGACCTCGCCGGTCAACTTCTTGCCCTTGGGAACCATCACCTTGCGCGTGTGCCTGCTCCGAATCTCCCTGCTGACATTTATGCCCTCGAGGATGGATCGCAGCTTTCTATCCCGATCTGCAGCGATAATGCTGATCTCATCTTCGAAGTCCTTGCGGAGTCGGCTGACCTCTTCGTCCTCGATCGACTTGGCCCGTTCATCCTTTTCGATCCCTTTTCTGGAGAAGACCTTCACATCAACGACAGTGCCGCAAATTCCAGGAGGAACATAGAGTGAGGCATCCCGCACGTCCTCGGCCTTCTCGCCAAAGATGGCCCGCAATAGTCGCTCCTCCGGAGTGAGTACGGTTTCACCTTTGGGGGTAACCTTCCCCACCAGGATATCCCCGGGCTTCACCTCGGCTCCAATCCGGACGATTCCACTCTCGTCGAGATCTTTGAGCGCATCCTCACCCACATTCGGGGTATCGCGCGTGATCTCCTCCTTCCCCAGCTTGGTCTCACGCGCTTCGATTTCGAATTCCTCGATATGGATAGAGGTATAGCGATCCTCCTTAACCAGCCGTTCGCTGATCAGGATTGCGTCTTCAAAGTTATACCCACCCCATGGCATGAACGCCACCAGGACATTCTGCCCGAGTGCCAGTTCACCGTTCTGGGTCGCCGGGCCGTCAGCAATTACCTGCCCCCTGGCAATCCGCTCTCCCTTGCTCACGATCGGCTTCTGCGTAATACAGGTATTTTGATTGCTGCGACGAAACTTCACCAAGGCGTAGATGTCTACCCCGGAATCGTCCCCACCGTCTTCATCCTTGCCATCAGAAGCGCGGACAATGATCCGGTCAGCGGTCACCGATTCGACGATCCCTCCACGATGAGCCACTACGACCGCCCCAGAGTCTTTTGCTGCGGGATATTCCATCCCGGTTCCAACCAGGGGAGCCTCCGGTCGCAGGAGGGGGACCGCCTGACGTTGCATGTTGGCGCCCATCAGGGCGCGATTGGCATCATCGTGTTCAAGGAAGGGAACAAGCGAGGTAGAAACTCCCACAAGTTGCTTCGGGGCGACATCCATGTACTCAACATTCGTTGGGGGAACCGTAACAAAGTTGCCTCCGGATCGCGACGAGATTCGATCGGCCGTAAAGCGCCCCCGTCCGTCTAGCTCCGCATTGGCCTGTGCGATCGTGTACTTTTCCTCCTCGTCGGCCGTTAGGTACTCGATCTCATCGGTGACAACCCCACTCCGGACCTTACGATATGGTGTCTCGATGAAGCCAAAATCGTTGACGCGCGCATAGGTGGACAGACTGGCGATAAGACCGACGTTGGGGCCTTCCGGTGTTTCAATGGGGCACATACGACCGTAATGAGTCGGGTGCACGTCACGGACCTCGAACCCCGCCCGCTCCCGCGATAGCCCTCCAGGACCCAAGGCTGACAGCCGCCGCTTGTGGGTCAATTCAGCCAGCGGGTTGGTTTGATCCATAAACTGGGAGAGTTGGGAGCTGCCGAAGAACTCTTTGAGCGCCGCCGTCACCGGCTTCGCGTTCACCAGGTCATGCGGCATCAGGGTTTCCAGCTCCTGCGTACTCATTCGCTCTCTGACCGCCCGCTCCATTCGAGCCAACCCGACCCGGAACTGTTCTTCCAGGAGTTCTCCAGCCGACCGGACTCGGCGATTGCCAAGATGGTCGATGTCATCGACGGCAGTTCCGGTTTCCCCGTGCTTCAGCCTGAGGAGGTATCGGATAGCCTCCACGATGTCATCTACCTGGCCGATTCGTCCCTCCATTCCGGCAGGTCGATATCGGCGGCAAATAAGGGCATGAACCTCCAGCGGCACATCCAGGCCAAGTTTACGATTGATCTTCAGGCGCCCAACCTTGGAAAGATCGTAGCGCTTTGGATTAAAGAAGATGGACTCGAGGAACACCTTGGTCGCCTCTTCATTGGGCGGGTCTCCAGGTCGCATTCTCCGATACATCTCGGTCAGGGCGTCCTTCTCAGAACGGGTCGAGTCGCGAATGATGCTTTCCCGAATCTCGAACGCATCCCGACCATCCATGCTGGCAAGTACGGCGAAACCGCTCAGTCCGCTCTTGAAGACCCGTTCCAGCGTTTCTTCTGTAATCTCCTGCGCACATTCAACGATCACTTCGCCGCTCGTTGTATCCACAATATCAGCAGCTGCAATTCTGCCGATGAGATCCTCTTTATAGAGGGGCACCTCCGTAATTTTCAGGGCCTGTAGTCGCTTCTGGGCCACCTTCGTAATGCGCTTTGTCGCCCCAAGGATCAGCTGTCTGGTGTGGGGATCGGGGATATCCTTACTCACTCGGAAGCTGGTTGCACCGGGAGAACCCACTTGAAGCAGGACATCCTTCCCTTTCTCTACACGCAAGACATCCCGGTCATAAAAAAGGTTCAGTATCTCCTCATTGCTGCCATAGCCGATCGCTCGCAGCAGAATCGACGCAAGAAACCTCCGTCTTCGGTCTACCCGAACATGAAGCACGTCACTCGCATCAAACTCGAATTCCAACCAAGAGCCTCGGTACGGGATGAGGCGGGCGGAGTAGAGGATCTTGCCGCTCGGGTGAGTCTTGCCGCTGTCATGGTCGAAGAAGACCCCTGGAGAGCGGTGGAGCTGGCTGACCACCACTCGCTCCGTCCCATTGATAATGAAGGTGCCCTGCGGCGTCATTAAGGGCATCTCTCCCAGGTAGACCTCTTGCTCTTTAATGTCCCTGATACTGCCGGCCTCGGAGTTAGTCGGCTTATCCCAGACCATCAGGCGAAGAGTTACCTTGATCGGAACGGAATAGGTCATCCCCTTCTCGAGGGACTCCTCTGCGCCATACTTGGGCGTCCCAAACTCGTACTTGACAAAGTCAAGAGACGCTGAGCTGTCGTAATTGAAAATCGGGAAGATACTTGCGAAGGCCCCCTGAAGGCCAATCTCCTCGCGCGCGTGCGGAGGTACCTTCATTTGCAAAAACTGATCAAAGGACCGCCGCTGGATCTCGATCAGATTAGGAATCGAGATCACCTCTTTGATCTTGCTGAAATACCAGCGCTCAGCCGCCACGCTTTTCTTCACAAGGGCCATACGTCCTTGACTCCTTTTCTTCCTGTGCTACTTAAGTTCCGCAGTCGCGCCTGTCGCCTCAAGCTTCGCCTTAATCTCCTCGGCCTCAGCTTTCGACAGTCCTTCCTTCACCGGCTTTGGAGCGCCCTCGACAAGATCCTTGGCCTCTTTCAAACCAAGTCCGGTGATTGCTCTCACCTCCTTGATTACCTGGATCTTCTTTTCCCCTACAGAAGCGAGGATGACCGAGAACTCCGTCTTCTCCTCGGCTGCGGGCGACGCAGCAGCCGAAGCCCCGCCTTGGCCAACCGCAGCCACGGGCATCATTGCCGCTGCGGAGACACCAAATTTTTCCTCAATTCCCTTTACAAGGTTGTTAAGATCCAGAACAGTCCACTGCTCAATCGAATCCAATACGTCATCAACTGTGACCTTTGCCATCGTCACTCCTCTCCTTGACTACGTAATAACACATGTACCGACGATGCCCGGGCCACTACAGGCCCAGGCTGTGTCCCCTCTCTACCCCTTCTGCTGCCTCACCGCGTCCAGGACCGTCAGGAACGAACGAAGCGGCCCGCACAGCACAGTCACGAGGCCGCGAAGGGGAGATTGCATAATGCCAGCGAGCCGAGTCGCAAGCACCTCACGTGAAGGAAGATCGGCGAGCGCCATCACATCTTGCCCTGTCAGCACCCTTCCCTCCGCAAAGCCGGCTTTGATTTGGAAGGTCGGTTTCGTCTTGCTGAAAGAGGTTAAGAGCTTGGCCGACGCGGCAGGATCACCTTTGCCGTAAACAATCGCCGTCGGACCGACAAGGTAAGGCTTCAGCTCCTGAAGTTCCGTCCCCGTGGTAGCCAATCTGGCAAGAGTATTCTTCACGACCCGGAGTGTCGCCCCTTGGTGTCGAAGCGTTTTTCTCAGTTCAGTCAATTCGCTTACGGTGAGACCAAGAGGATCTGCCAACATAGCGACCGTTGCCCCTGCCAACACGGTCTTGAGATCATCAACTGCCGCTGCTTTTTCTACCCGCTTCACTATCCCCTCCATCTACGGCAAGGTGGCTGCTCTAGCTCTTTGCCAACCCCACCAAGGTGTCAAGCTCCACCTTTACACCCGGCCCCATTGTCGACGATATAGCGACTCCATTGAGATATCGTCCCTTACTCGAAGCCGGCTTGGCCCGGATCAACGCCTCCAGTAACGCCATAGCATTCTCATGGAGTTGGTTGGCCGTAAAGGACGCCTTACCGAAAGGCGCATGCACGATCCCCGCCTTCTCCGTGCGATACTCAATCTTTCCGCTCTTAAACTCTCTGACTGCTCTCCCAACATCAAAGGTGACGGTGCCGGTCTTGGGGTTGGGCATCAACCCACGAGGTCCGAGAACCTTTCCGAGACGTCCCACCAAACCCATGACGTTCGGGGCGGCGATCGCACGATCAAATTCAAGCCACCCCTGCTGGATCTTCTCGATCAGGTCCTCACAGCCCACATAATCGGCGCCGGCTTCTCGAGCATCTTTCTCTTGTTCGCCCTTAATGAAGACCAGCACCCGAACACTCTTTCCTGTTCCATGGGGCAGCACGACCGTACCTCTCACCATTTGATCAGCATGCTTCGGGTCGACCCCCAGGCGGACAGCAATTTCCATGGTCTCATTGAACTTCGCACCGGCATTCGATTTCACCACCTCGATCGCCTTGGCCAAGTCACACGAGCTCACTTGCTTGACCGCCTCAACAGCCGCTCCGTACCGTTTTCCAGCTTTGGCCATGTCTCACTCCATAACCCTAGACCACATCGATCCCCATGGTCTTCGCCGTTCCCTCGATAATCCTGACAGCCGCCTCAAGCGACAGCGCATTCAAGTCCGGCATCTTCGTTCGCGCGATCTCTTCCACCTGCTTCCTGGTTACCTTTCCTACCTTCGTGCGGTTGGGTTCCTTCGAGGCCTTCGCGATTCCAACAGCCTGTTTGAGCAGAATTGCCGCCGGAGGAGTCTTGGTGACAAACGTAAAAGACCGGTCTGCGTAAATAGTGATGACAACAGGAATCACCAGACCTTCTTCTGACGTCGTCTGCGCATTGAAGGCCTTGCAGAACTCCATAATGTTAACGCCATGCTGGCCGAGTGCAGGGCCGACCGGCGGTGCTGGGTTGGCCTTACCGGCTGGAACCTGAAGTTTTACAATCGCTGTAACTTTTTTTGCCATAAGAACCTCAAATGCAAGGGCTGTGAGCTATCAGCTGTCAGCCGTGCGTTCAGACCTTTTCAACCTGTAGGAACTCAAGGTCGACCGGGGTCGGCCTTCCGAAGATGCTGACCATCACCTTCAACCGCCCCTTTTCAGGTTTGACCTCATCAACAAGGCCAGTAAAGTTGGCAAACGGGCCATCGATAACCCGAACACTTTCCCCACGAAGGAACATGACTCTGTGCTTCGGTCGCTCGGCCCCTTCCTCTACCTGTTGCAGGATAGTTTGTACCTGCTCCTCTGGAACCGGGGTTGGGTGGGTAGCCGGGCCAACAAAGCCGGTTACTTTCGGAGTATTCTTGACGAGATACCAAAGCTGCTCTGACATCTCCGCCTTAATTAGGACATATCCTGGAAAGAATTTACGCGAGGAAACCGTTCGCTTTCCCTTCTTAAGTTCAACCACATCTTCAGTAGGAATCATGACCTGGGAAATCTTATCAGACAGCCCAAGCGCAGCAGCCCGTTGCTCAATACTCTCCTTCACCTTGTTCT from Candidatus Methylomirabilis tolerans harbors:
- the nusG gene encoding transcription termination/antitermination protein NusG, translated to MTQSWYVIHTYSGFENKVKESIEQRAAALGLSDKISQVMIPTEDVVELKKGKRTVSSRKFFPGYVLIKAEMSEQLWYLVKNTPKVTGFVGPATHPTPVPEEQVQTILQQVEEGAERPKHRVMFLRGESVRVIDGPFANFTGLVDEVKPEKGRLKVMVSIFGRPTPVDLEFLQVEKV
- the rplK gene encoding 50S ribosomal protein L11, with the translated sequence MAKKVTAIVKLQVPAGKANPAPPVGPALGQHGVNIMEFCKAFNAQTTSEEGLVIPVVITIYADRSFTFVTKTPPAAILLKQAVGIAKASKEPNRTKVGKVTRKQVEEIARTKMPDLNALSLEAAVRIIEGTAKTMGIDVV